Proteins encoded by one window of Centroberyx gerrardi isolate f3 chromosome 21, fCenGer3.hap1.cur.20231027, whole genome shotgun sequence:
- the gca gene encoding grancalcin, with protein MAYPGYGGYGGQMPGMPPQGMPPQGMPMRGPMGGPMGGPMGGPMGPMGGAPAQGGYPSYGGGYPATYGAPPVPANDPMWSYFTAIAGQDGEVDAEELQRCLTQTGIGGSYTPFSMETCRIMIAMLDRDYTGKMGFNEFKELFTALNGWKQNFMMFDQDRSGTVEPHEMSQAVNAMGYRISPQALNGIIKRYSKSGRVFFDDYVACCVKLRALTDNFRRRDTMQQGSVTFPYDDFILCTMSI; from the exons ATGGCTTATCCAGGATACGGCGGG TATGGGGGACAGATGCCAGGCATGCCGCCTCAGGGGATGCCACCCCAAGGAATGCCCATGAGAGGCCCCATGGGTGGCCCCATGGGAGGCCCCATGGGTGGGCCTATGGGGCCAATGGGAGGTGCCCCAGCCCAGGGAGGGTATCCTTCATATGGAGGGGGCTATCCAGCGACCTACGGCGCCCCGCCTGTCCCTGCCAATGATCCCATGTGGAGTTACTTTACAGCAATAGCAGGCCAG GACGGTGAGGTCGACGCAGAGGAGCTTCAGAGGTGTCTGACCCAGACTGGCATCGGCGGCAGCTACACTC CATTCAGCATGGAGACATGCAGGATCATGATTGCTATGCTGGAT AGGGATTACACAGGCAAGATGGGTTTCAATGAGTTCAAGGAGCTGTTCACGGCTCTGAACGGCTGGAAGCAGAACTTCATGATGTTTGACCAGGACAGGAGCGGGACTGTTGAACCTCATGAGATGTCGCAGGCAGTCAACGCCATGG GCTACAGAATCAGTCCACAGGCTCTGAATGGAATCATCAAGCGCTACAGCAAAAGCGGGCGCGTCTTCTTCGACGACTACGTGGCCTGCTGCGTGAAGCTCCGGGCGCTCACAG ACAACTTCAGACGGAGAGATACTATGCAACAGGGAAGTGTCACCTTCCCATATGATGAT TTCATCCTGTGCACAATGTCCATCTAA